TTGGCGGCTTCCTCCCAACGAGAAATGTCAGTGAGCATGATGCGAGTTCTGATTATATCTGTCGGTTTTCCTCCAGCCTCTTCAATAGCCCGAATAGACAGTTCCAGGCAATACTTGGTCTGCCCATAAACATCCCCAACGCAGGTAGTTTCACCATTCTCTATGGGTGCCGTGCCGGAGACAGAAATCATGTTTCCAACTCTGCATGCTCTGGAAAACCCAATCGGTTCTTCCAACGGAGACCCTGAACTTACCAGCTTTCTCATATGCTCCTCCTTGAGGTATAACGCAGAGCTTTGCGGCAATTTTGGAGCCGCGCAGCGGTGGAAAAATTGTCCGGCAACAGCGACTTGTTATAAATTTGCTCGATTTTCGCTCCTGATTTTCTTCACCATTCTTTGCATCCGCCAAGGAGCGAGTAACACGTGTAGGTAGCCGAGAAAACAGATTAGAAACCCCAAACCAAAAGTTAAAGACAAGCCTCCAAACGTAAAGGTGCCAAAGTTTTTCAACCCCCTATCAAAATGAACCTCATTGAATCCTGCCTTGATGAACATGTAGCTAATGATCGCACAAGCTATGGTGCCAATGAGACAGAATGCACCTTTAAGGTGAAGCTTTAGCCGAGCTTTTACCATTTATCAGGTTTACCTCAATTTATAACGCCAATATTAAGCGGCCGGTTTGGAGTGCAACGGAAAACCGGTCCGGTGGAGGCCCGCCAGGGCCGGAACGTACTTGAATGACTGGTTAAGTGTTTTTGAAGTTTGACTGCCCTCTGAGTTCTGAACAGCTACGGTATTGGCTAGAGTCGCTACTAGCACTAACAGTGTGGCTATTGATACACCTAACAACCAACGATGCCGTTTTTGCGCCCTTTTGGAAGCGATCAGTTCACAGACATGCCGATGGGCCGAGTTGAAGGTATCTAGGAGGGCTCGATTCTCCATTGGCTCGTACCCGCCCTCTCCATTTTCAGTTTTCGGAAAGTGTCGGGAGAGCATTTTCAGGAAGCTCTTCAGCTCCTTTTCCGAGGCATCCAATAGGTCAGGCGAAAAGGCGTAACAGATGACATCTGCCTGCTGCTTCACCGATCCATCGTACTCATACTTTCTCATGCAACTCCCTTCACACTTAACGCTAGTGGTAATGGGCGCCAACGGAGCGCAGCGTAGTTGGCGTCCCGTTGACCACCTGGTTAGGAATCACGATGCTCGCCCCGTTGACCGGTTTTAGCGATCTCCCCACGACACAGCCGGTAGAGAAAGAATGCGACAGCTGTAGCTAGGCAAGCCCAAACAAGTGGATCCCATCGAAGGTTGGGGTACCTGACTACTTTTTCCGTGCTATCTGGCAGTGGCTCGAACGAGTACACCGCAAAGACATTCATCGAAAATTCATATACCTGATAGGTCGCAACTACAACTGCCAGGGCCGTTCCAATTCCCAGTAAGACGGCCATGACTGATTCCGTTCTCATGTAATTTCCTAACGCGGAGCGCAGCGGCGGCCCGTCAGGGACGTCCGGCGGCCATAGGCCGCGTACTGACGCGAATTGTTATATGCGGCATCAATCACCAAGCTCCTGACCCCAAATATTGAATTTACTAGCAACGGGAGGATCGGGGTGTCGAACCCAGTTATCTGGATCTGCCTCACAGTACAAGATTTCATTTACCCAACGGTAAGAAAAGGTACCGAATGCATCTGCGCACGCAGACTCGTATTTCTCGCTGCTATAGAACGGAGGCAAATGAATCACTAAGGCATAAATAATTGCCAGAATACCCACAAGGGCTAGAGTGCTTTTTATTGACTCAGCAGCGCTATCTTTCAAAGATTATTCTCCAAAAACTGACCGATGGCTGACCATATAACGCTGAAGCACAGCGGCGACCTTGGAGTGGCTACGAAGGAGCCACGGAAAGGGCGTCCGGCGGCCACCGGCCGCGAACTGCTGCGCCTTGTTAAATGGCCCTGGGCACACGGTCCGCTTGAGCCACTGTTTGATTGAGTTGCCGGAGTTTGTTGAGAGAGACTTGAAACTGGCCATTACTCGGGAGCCGTTTACCTTTGAATTGCTCCCAAACAAGGGCTCCTGGCCCGTTATAGATTTCCTCGAATGTGCCGTCACGCAGGATCTGATGATGATCGTATGCTGCGGCTGACTCCGAAACGCAACGGAGTTGGATTGCGTAGCCTTGATCTCAACTTCTAAGCCGGT
The window above is part of the Marinobacter sp. THAF197a genome. Proteins encoded here:
- a CDS encoding RidA family protein, with translation MRKLVSSGSPLEEPIGFSRACRVGNMISVSGTAPIENGETTCVGDVYGQTKYCLELSIRAIEEAGGKPTDIIRTRIMLTDISRWEEAAKAHGELFSAIRPACTFVEVSRFINLDWLVETEIDCVLGQV